In Vibrio sp. 10N, the following proteins share a genomic window:
- a CDS encoding glycosyltransferase family 4 protein: MRKVLIMSHGHPDLNKGGAELAAYQFFEESLRQGDDAYFLARTDAEPHGGAAFSTKNSPREILMHTTHDDAFLFSNIKTRHLWGDFKNLIEKLSPEVVYIHHYFFIGIEAIKIIKDALPSAKIVVTLHEYLAICANGGLMKKTNGSLCYKSSTLDCSQCLKLTEKSPGDFYLRKRYLMTFFSYVDLFISPSKFLKDRYVEWGLLSEKITVIENGQPKVEKLILTKEASEKTTLCYIGQINSNKGLDVLLESIALLPNEQLQKVQVNIHGTGLDSQPQEFKKKISKLSKKHKDVVSFFGKYEAEELPSILQDADWVVVPSTWWENSPMVIQEAYKHQVPVIASNIGGMKEKVTDGVDGFHFNVGKPQSLARVIERVIANPTLHDACKSNIKEPKSIADAYELIVSEAF; the protein is encoded by the coding sequence ATGCGTAAAGTATTGATTATGTCGCATGGCCACCCAGATTTAAACAAAGGGGGGGCAGAGCTGGCAGCATACCAGTTCTTTGAAGAGAGCTTGAGGCAAGGAGATGATGCGTATTTTTTAGCGAGAACTGACGCAGAGCCACATGGTGGAGCGGCATTTTCGACTAAGAACTCACCAAGAGAAATCTTAATGCATACGACGCATGATGATGCATTTCTATTCTCCAATATCAAGACGCGTCATCTATGGGGGGATTTTAAAAACCTAATTGAAAAACTCTCTCCTGAGGTTGTATACATACATCACTATTTCTTTATTGGAATAGAAGCGATAAAAATAATCAAGGACGCTCTGCCTTCTGCAAAGATTGTAGTTACGCTACACGAGTACCTAGCGATATGTGCGAATGGTGGACTAATGAAGAAAACCAATGGCTCATTGTGTTACAAATCAAGCACATTAGACTGCAGTCAATGTCTCAAGTTAACCGAGAAGAGTCCAGGTGATTTCTATCTGAGGAAGAGATACTTGATGACATTTTTTAGTTATGTCGACCTCTTTATTTCACCGTCTAAGTTCTTGAAGGATCGTTATGTTGAATGGGGGCTACTAAGTGAAAAGATCACTGTTATCGAAAATGGCCAGCCAAAAGTTGAAAAGTTGATATTAACAAAAGAAGCCTCTGAGAAAACCACGCTTTGCTATATTGGTCAGATAAACTCAAACAAAGGATTAGATGTCCTTCTAGAGTCTATTGCGCTGCTTCCGAATGAGCAGTTACAGAAAGTACAAGTTAATATTCATGGCACTGGATTAGACAGTCAGCCGCAGGAATTTAAGAAGAAAATTTCTAAACTTAGTAAAAAGCACAAAGATGTCGTTAGTTTCTTTGGCAAGTATGAGGCTGAAGAGCTTCCCAGCATTCTCCAAGATGCTGATTGGGTGGTAGTGCCATCTACTTGGTGGGAAAATTCACCGATGGTCATTCAGGAGGCTTACAAGCATCAAGTTCCTGTAATTGCGAGTAATATTGGTGGCATGAAAGAAAAGGTCACAGATGGTGTAGATGGTTTTCATTTTAATGTAGGCAAACCACAATCTTTGGCTAGAGTAATAGAGAGAGTTATTGCAAATCCCACATTACATGATGCGTGCAAAAGCAATATTAAAGAACCCAAGAGTATTGCCGACGCCTATGAATTAATAGTAAGTGAGGCGTTTTAA
- a CDS encoding FG-GAP-like repeat-containing protein: protein MKTRRIVPIVCLSAVGLAGQTVAATTTYLDIDRGSNHSLMIDGEGQLFGIGAEQNFVPNTGSQLNGRTTPLSLSNLVPDVTKWKDIAVTQDSSFAISESGDLYSWTGHYESDWWTDSEHCDLGRGTGLSEDTVNTPMLVDSNQTWSSVYANDDSVFAITDSGKLWVWGEGSNGRLGTGSSTDQCAPVALLPNETVQKVVNYGSATLILTADGRLFTTGDTALRNSLNPLEMASNHAWVDIAVGDDFVILIDELGQIYSHGYSYLGALGLGDDVRQTNSLTKIDDSTDWKSVSAYDDHVIATKNDGSVWTWGYNSSGQLGRNNTSTLYKPEKVDFTATANKVLADIYSTYVIDEKGVLWATGSDSSGHFALGATYSSSVFVTPSYQVSYAGKALSAGRHHYYVLDASGVLWGGGQGSSYLLGINDDVHKATPSRPSLSQWIDVSSGVYTTMAINSDGRLWGWGDNSYNLLTAEEVSYLNTPYPINDDTWQAISVGTYHAVGIKSDGTLWARGYNRYGQLGDGNYGYNAYSDDFVQIGDDNTWVEVSAFLNSTIARKSDGSLWAWGYNGYGQLGLGNTSSTISTPTPLNAGGDWVAIADTAHSSHMLAIKKDGSLWGWGLNGHNQVSSDTTDNIVLPTRVGTKSDWSKVAVSRYSSFAIKTSGVLYAWGDNDYGELGLGHQNDQSKPQAVEGLWQEVSAGDNFTVGTRLDTNELYMWGRTVTNDSVWLSYANYLTPTQWSYYDRDGDGIADGADAFPANPKENFDADYDGIGDNEDTDDDNDGLSDEYELLNGTDPNLPDNGLVDRDNDGYPLFVEYQAQSFDNNAQSVPTRDKYRLFTFADDKDIVSFASQGWAVTSGVDSRNGHAVKSTTHADGGEDTLTLTSKFHNGSIVYWAKASTEKKYDKLYLKVDGTKVETTELSGVNGWTQFVVDIEQGQHTVSWHYIKDDETNENEDTVWLSDIVMPIDLDGLDSDGDGLTDAWEYSHGLDPYNAADANQDIDNDGLTNLEEFFTGTDPRSDDTDGDGIPDKFEIDNNLDPLDATDALNDADGDGLSNLMEYVLGTSLSNSDSDGDGVSDFDELNNGTNPLDSKDFVEDYVQAKVWGDVNKDGKSEVLALDASSNDTVTVIWSSSNGVHKTVLELSLQNPTLIELEDRNNDGVAEAGVFGFDKVKGRYVLAVIEVSSSMKLLGMWNWSNTLNDVEFRQVPDLNLDGQADYAIAGKHKLNSTNQLIVRSSDDKGIINTYKWVDLWKDVQLFALDDRNDDGVPEIALFGNRKSNGKAQLFVLDGSNTSRLEVYNWNSVWSKGTATLLQDLNGDGTRDVGLFAKRSDDGRYQMVAKHGHSRLGFAGKTAWPGDLKHVRLVFVNDRDGDGLNELALFGESGEGTDAKYKMLITSSRDNSRLQNLSWKKLWSEVHIEQIADLDGDGLAEIVLVGRDSKTGILQLSIRGSSTGSTVSSTTLPDTWEDVTINTGDLNGDGVQDLIIIGESQTALATKVLGVSGADGRTVLHNQKAVQM, encoded by the coding sequence ATGAAAACAAGGCGAATAGTGCCGATCGTGTGTTTGTCAGCCGTGGGTTTGGCAGGGCAGACGGTTGCGGCCACAACGACTTACTTAGATATTGATCGCGGGTCGAACCATTCTTTAATGATTGATGGTGAGGGGCAGTTATTTGGGATTGGTGCAGAGCAAAACTTCGTTCCGAATACAGGAAGTCAGTTAAATGGAAGAACCACGCCTCTCTCTCTCAGTAACTTAGTACCAGATGTCACTAAATGGAAAGATATTGCTGTTACGCAGGATAGCTCGTTTGCGATTTCAGAGAGTGGCGATCTCTATTCTTGGACAGGGCACTACGAGTCCGACTGGTGGACCGATAGTGAGCATTGTGACCTAGGCAGAGGGACAGGATTGTCCGAAGATACGGTGAACACCCCTATGTTGGTGGACAGTAACCAGACTTGGTCTAGCGTGTACGCCAATGACGACTCAGTTTTTGCTATTACTGATAGCGGTAAACTCTGGGTTTGGGGTGAAGGTAGCAATGGTCGTTTAGGCACCGGGTCTTCAACAGACCAGTGCGCCCCTGTCGCGCTATTGCCAAACGAAACCGTTCAAAAGGTTGTTAATTACGGAAGTGCAACCTTGATTCTTACTGCAGATGGCCGTTTGTTTACAACAGGGGACACTGCTCTTCGCAACTCACTAAATCCGCTCGAGATGGCGAGCAATCATGCTTGGGTTGATATTGCCGTTGGTGATGACTTTGTCATCCTTATTGATGAATTGGGGCAGATCTATTCTCACGGCTATAGTTATTTAGGTGCACTGGGTCTCGGTGACGATGTGCGTCAAACCAATAGCTTGACAAAAATCGATGATTCAACAGATTGGAAGAGTGTTTCTGCCTACGATGATCATGTCATTGCAACCAAAAACGATGGCTCGGTTTGGACCTGGGGTTACAACTCGTCTGGGCAGTTGGGGCGAAACAATACTTCCACATTATATAAACCCGAGAAGGTTGATTTTACTGCGACAGCCAATAAGGTCTTGGCAGACATCTACTCTACTTATGTGATTGATGAAAAAGGTGTTCTGTGGGCAACAGGTTCAGATAGCAGTGGCCATTTCGCATTAGGTGCGACATATTCCAGTTCTGTATTCGTAACACCTTCTTATCAAGTAAGCTATGCGGGTAAAGCGTTAAGCGCGGGTAGGCATCACTATTACGTACTCGATGCAAGTGGTGTGCTCTGGGGCGGAGGGCAAGGAAGTTCCTACCTTTTAGGTATCAATGATGATGTGCACAAAGCTACACCATCACGTCCATCCTTAAGTCAATGGATTGACGTTTCCTCTGGTGTATATACTACAATGGCCATTAACAGCGATGGCCGTCTCTGGGGGTGGGGCGACAATAGTTATAATTTGCTGACCGCAGAAGAAGTTAGTTATTTAAATACGCCATACCCGATCAATGATGATACTTGGCAGGCGATAAGTGTTGGTACTTACCATGCTGTCGGAATCAAAAGTGATGGTACATTGTGGGCGAGAGGTTACAACCGCTATGGTCAACTTGGTGATGGTAATTATGGGTATAACGCCTACTCCGATGATTTTGTTCAGATAGGAGATGATAATACTTGGGTCGAAGTTTCCGCCTTCTTAAATAGCACCATCGCACGTAAATCGGATGGTTCTCTATGGGCTTGGGGATACAATGGCTATGGACAATTAGGACTCGGCAATACTTCAAGTACGATATCTACGCCAACGCCGCTTAATGCTGGCGGCGATTGGGTCGCTATTGCAGACACTGCTCATAGCTCACATATGCTGGCTATAAAAAAAGATGGAAGCCTCTGGGGCTGGGGCCTCAATGGCCACAATCAAGTAAGCAGTGATACTACTGATAATATTGTGTTGCCAACAAGAGTGGGGACGAAATCAGATTGGAGTAAGGTTGCTGTAAGTCGCTACAGCTCTTTTGCGATCAAGACAAGTGGCGTTTTGTATGCTTGGGGTGACAATGATTACGGTGAATTAGGTCTTGGTCATCAGAACGATCAGTCTAAGCCGCAAGCTGTTGAGGGCCTTTGGCAAGAAGTATCTGCTGGAGATAACTTTACAGTAGGAACACGACTTGATACCAATGAATTGTATATGTGGGGTCGAACTGTAACCAATGATAGCGTATGGCTCAGTTATGCGAATTATTTAACCCCAACGCAGTGGTCCTACTACGACCGTGATGGTGATGGTATTGCCGATGGCGCAGATGCTTTCCCAGCTAACCCTAAAGAAAACTTCGACGCCGACTACGATGGCATCGGCGATAACGAAGATACAGATGACGATAATGACGGCCTGAGCGACGAATACGAACTGCTCAATGGCACTGATCCTAACTTACCTGATAATGGCCTGGTGGATCGTGACAACGATGGCTACCCTCTGTTTGTTGAGTATCAAGCTCAAAGCTTTGATAACAACGCGCAGTCTGTCCCGACTCGTGATAAGTATCGCTTATTCACATTTGCGGATGATAAAGACATCGTTAGCTTCGCTTCCCAAGGTTGGGCGGTGACGTCTGGTGTGGATTCAAGAAATGGCCATGCCGTTAAGTCAACCACGCATGCCGATGGTGGTGAAGACACACTCACGCTAACCTCTAAATTCCACAATGGTTCTATCGTCTACTGGGCAAAGGCCTCGACAGAGAAAAAGTACGATAAGCTTTACCTCAAAGTCGATGGTACAAAAGTGGAAACTACTGAGCTCTCCGGTGTCAATGGCTGGACTCAGTTTGTTGTGGATATTGAACAGGGTCAGCATACGGTCAGCTGGCATTACATCAAAGATGATGAAACCAACGAGAACGAAGATACCGTTTGGTTGAGTGACATCGTCATGCCAATCGACCTAGATGGTCTAGACAGTGATGGTGATGGTCTAACCGATGCTTGGGAATACAGCCACGGGCTCGATCCATACAATGCTGCAGACGCTAATCAAGACATCGACAACGATGGACTGACAAACCTAGAAGAGTTCTTCACTGGTACAGATCCGCGCTCAGACGATACCGATGGTGATGGTATTCCTGATAAGTTTGAGATCGATAACAATCTAGATCCACTCGATGCAACTGATGCTCTCAATGACGCTGATGGCGATGGCCTGTCAAACCTAATGGAATATGTGTTGGGTACGAGCCTGTCTAACAGCGACAGTGATGGTGACGGTGTTAGTGACTTTGACGAGCTAAACAATGGCACCAATCCGCTTGATTCGAAGGACTTTGTTGAAGATTACGTACAAGCGAAAGTTTGGGGTGATGTGAACAAGGATGGTAAGTCGGAAGTGTTGGCGCTTGATGCATCGAGCAATGATACGGTCACTGTTATTTGGTCTAGCTCAAATGGAGTTCATAAAACTGTTCTAGAACTTTCCTTGCAGAATCCTACTCTGATTGAGTTAGAAGATAGAAACAATGATGGGGTTGCAGAAGCAGGAGTCTTTGGCTTTGATAAAGTGAAGGGTAGGTATGTTCTGGCTGTAATAGAAGTGTCTTCTTCTATGAAGTTACTGGGTATGTGGAATTGGAGCAATACGCTCAATGACGTTGAATTCCGCCAAGTTCCGGATCTTAATCTCGATGGCCAGGCTGACTATGCTATTGCAGGTAAACATAAGCTAAATTCAACAAACCAGCTTATTGTTCGAAGTAGTGATGACAAAGGTATCATTAACACATACAAATGGGTTGATCTTTGGAAAGATGTCCAATTATTTGCCTTAGATGACCGAAACGATGATGGCGTACCTGAGATCGCGCTATTCGGCAACAGGAAGAGCAACGGTAAAGCACAGCTGTTTGTTCTTGATGGTAGCAATACATCACGACTAGAGGTGTACAACTGGAACTCGGTGTGGAGCAAGGGTACAGCGACTCTACTTCAAGACCTTAATGGTGACGGCACGAGAGATGTGGGGCTGTTTGCGAAGCGCAGTGATGATGGGCGCTATCAGATGGTAGCGAAACATGGACACTCTCGTTTAGGTTTTGCGGGTAAAACTGCTTGGCCAGGAGATCTAAAGCATGTACGTCTTGTATTTGTAAATGATAGAGATGGCGATGGCTTGAATGAACTCGCTCTATTTGGTGAGTCTGGAGAGGGTACCGATGCCAAATATAAAATGTTGATTACGTCAAGTCGCGATAACTCTAGATTGCAGAACCTATCTTGGAAGAAGCTATGGAGTGAAGTGCATATTGAGCAAATTGCTGACCTAGATGGTGATGGGCTTGCCGAAATCGTACTTGTTGGTCGAGATTCAAAGACCGGTATACTTCAATTATCGATTCGTGGAAGCTCAACAGGTTCGACAGTTTCAAGTACGACTCTGCCTGATACTTGGGAGGATGTCACAATCAATACTGGTGATCTAAACGGAGACGGCGTTCAGGATTTAATCATCATAGGGGAAAGCCAAACCGCTCTTGCTACAAAGGTCTTAGGGGTCAGTGGTGCTGATGGCCGCACTGTCTTACACAACCAAAAAGCTGTTCAAATGTAG
- a CDS encoding sulfotransferase, which translates to MYSYFSRKINADFFDLRLNSPSAGLSENGDLGFEGYLISQRPIRNITCTSYFDTKAKITLNIENAEPSERIQLGISEKLHLLKYKVFVSMMEDVNDLHCKLDVEVEEGQWTQLFAFCVQHHQIFPEVRLVVGSPRSGTTAVGMAVNRGEGVRSHGESHVLQGVVASNQSLEDFFIKSSTAQVTGNLVNEMPKTMTLAANIKMVREIYRRHYGDTVYVDKTPGIPMLNSLEFAFDVWPNAKVIFCKRRGIENVQSRLIKFPNVPFEHHVKQWRQTFIIWRRTQALLSSKLKRNDWFFELEQYELANKPEPTIRQLSEFLNWNNMKFSRALNAVLGKRPQQTSQSDRAKSLADMSWTEENKSIFSTVCSEEMARQGYSLDSQYYASVLNNK; encoded by the coding sequence ATGTACAGTTATTTTAGTAGAAAGATTAACGCGGATTTCTTTGATTTAAGATTGAACTCACCCAGCGCTGGGTTATCTGAAAATGGAGATTTAGGCTTTGAAGGATACTTAATTAGCCAAAGACCCATAAGAAATATAACTTGCACTAGTTACTTCGACACAAAAGCAAAGATAACATTAAATATTGAAAACGCGGAGCCTAGTGAGCGCATACAGTTAGGTATATCTGAAAAACTGCACTTGTTAAAGTACAAAGTGTTTGTGAGTATGATGGAAGATGTCAATGATCTCCATTGTAAGCTTGATGTAGAAGTTGAAGAAGGACAGTGGACACAGTTGTTTGCATTTTGTGTCCAACATCATCAAATTTTTCCAGAGGTTCGATTAGTAGTAGGTTCTCCACGTTCCGGTACCACGGCTGTCGGTATGGCAGTAAACAGGGGGGAAGGAGTAAGATCTCATGGAGAATCTCATGTACTTCAAGGTGTAGTTGCATCAAATCAGTCTTTAGAAGACTTCTTTATCAAGTCTTCAACTGCGCAGGTTACAGGAAACTTGGTCAACGAGATGCCTAAAACAATGACTCTTGCTGCAAATATTAAAATGGTAAGAGAGATTTATCGAAGGCATTATGGAGATACGGTGTATGTGGATAAAACACCGGGTATACCTATGCTGAACTCGTTAGAATTTGCATTTGATGTCTGGCCCAATGCAAAAGTAATTTTTTGCAAACGTAGGGGGATTGAAAACGTCCAATCAAGACTTATAAAGTTTCCTAATGTTCCTTTTGAACATCATGTTAAACAATGGCGGCAAACCTTTATAATTTGGCGAAGAACCCAAGCTTTGCTTAGCTCAAAATTAAAGAGAAACGACTGGTTTTTTGAACTAGAACAGTATGAGTTAGCGAATAAACCAGAGCCAACTATTAGGCAATTATCTGAATTTCTGAACTGGAATAATATGAAGTTCAGCCGAGCATTAAATGCAGTATTGGGCAAACGTCCCCAACAAACTAGTCAATCCGACAGGGCTAAATCATTAGCTGATATGAGTTGGACTGAAGAAAATAAATCTATTTTTTCGACAGTATGTAGTGAGGAAATGGCTCGTCAAGGATATAGTCTAGACAGCCAATACTACGCTAGTGTACTAAATAATAAGTGA
- a CDS encoding sulfotransferase family 2 domain-containing protein — protein MENIIYSVKHNLVFISNPKVGCSTIKNSLLNREVDNVHIEVHQSQDFKLPASASCPFFALTRNPYSRALSAYKDKIGKSKNNVWLAFCKKYGFNENDKPSFFEFLTVLTKDANPQDMDPHYRPQVYNLHVEDIVPEFLGRLENMADVSEYLAPKGVLLKTYNKHARNASQTYQQEITPQEEDLINKIYKDDFVKLGYEMSLNSSYVPPSLYNSQQVSERYMALFALNVVGLNADDLRDLAVANENVNIHKAYQLMDLAKLLRPNGPFIVKKHGEYYSKINALE, from the coding sequence ATGGAAAATATAATTTATTCGGTAAAGCACAACCTTGTGTTTATATCAAACCCGAAGGTTGGTTGTTCAACTATTAAAAACTCGCTGTTAAACAGGGAAGTTGATAATGTACATATAGAAGTGCATCAAAGTCAGGACTTTAAGTTGCCCGCTAGTGCCTCTTGTCCATTTTTTGCATTGACTAGAAATCCTTATTCAAGAGCGCTTTCTGCATATAAAGATAAGATAGGGAAAAGTAAGAATAATGTGTGGTTGGCATTTTGTAAAAAATATGGTTTTAATGAAAATGACAAACCTTCATTTTTCGAATTTTTGACGGTTCTAACCAAAGATGCTAATCCTCAAGATATGGACCCACACTACCGACCTCAAGTGTACAATCTCCATGTAGAAGACATTGTACCTGAGTTTTTGGGGCGGTTAGAGAATATGGCAGATGTGTCAGAGTACCTTGCCCCAAAAGGAGTATTATTAAAGACTTACAACAAGCATGCACGCAATGCATCTCAAACTTACCAGCAGGAAATTACGCCTCAAGAAGAAGACCTCATTAACAAAATATACAAAGATGATTTTGTGAAACTAGGCTATGAAATGAGCCTTAATAGTTCATATGTACCACCGTCTTTATATAATTCACAGCAGGTTAGTGAGCGTTACATGGCTTTGTTCGCTCTAAATGTTGTCGGTCTTAATGCAGATGACTTAAGGGATCTGGCGGTTGCCAATGAAAATGTTAACATCCATAAAGCGTACCAGTTAATGGATCTCGCTAAATTGTTGAGACCTAATGGACCATTTATTGTAAAGAAACACGGTGAATACTACAGCAAAATTAATGCTTTAGAATGA
- a CDS encoding glycosyltransferase family 2 protein translates to MERTVQIIEEKPQREVRFHLDSIHQTSVAVFVSGWFVTDEKVEALRWYSNDVELAQHTKFVSRLDVVEELNLDENNYCSGFITVIDRRGGDLNDLSLMLHDQKLPLTISNEVYRSKPDDILNLLGSERTEFLSKVNLFDATSAKVNTKFYMDICEVDQNNFVVIEGWVLSDNVTKVCLVNAFGESQDISEELTRFYRSDVAEKCSPTEMRIKSGFLTISKLNIINNGVVVKIETLDGNDIIYPVMQSQREYSASELLKMQLKYIDIYDKGFINSGYKKVLNSIATIWNAEDKKKKSNANKHQTIFGEVNYKPLVSLIIPIYGRYDFIQHQLLAFSQDHDFKNHEIIYVLDDPSIEREFMICAEGVFNTFFVPFSIVYSNVNLGFSGANNLGASFAKGEFVLALNSDIMPTSEGWVTRLVNTYNEKSDCGILGACLLYEDDTIQHLGMEFAKDPYYPNIWMNYHPNKGMPIHLMGDGEVRAVEAVTGACMLIKRSLYESVNGFDEGYAIGDFEDSDLCLKITSSGKKVYLNPNERLVHLERLSQNLVDSGDWKFKLTIANGIRQKNKWDREIVEVKKEYA, encoded by the coding sequence ATGGAAAGAACGGTGCAGATAATAGAAGAAAAGCCCCAGAGAGAGGTAAGGTTTCATCTGGATAGTATTCACCAAACAAGTGTTGCCGTGTTTGTCTCAGGATGGTTTGTCACTGACGAGAAAGTTGAAGCGTTAAGGTGGTACTCTAATGACGTTGAATTGGCTCAACATACTAAGTTTGTCTCTCGGCTCGATGTTGTTGAAGAGTTGAATTTAGATGAGAACAACTACTGCAGTGGTTTCATAACAGTGATTGATAGAAGAGGAGGGGATCTAAATGATCTCAGTCTCATGCTTCACGATCAGAAATTACCATTGACGATATCTAACGAAGTTTATCGTTCCAAACCTGATGATATTCTTAATTTGCTTGGTAGTGAAAGAACGGAATTTTTATCTAAAGTCAATCTATTTGATGCTACTAGTGCTAAAGTTAACACTAAGTTTTATATGGATATTTGTGAGGTTGACCAAAATAATTTTGTTGTCATTGAAGGTTGGGTTTTATCTGACAATGTTACCAAAGTATGCTTGGTCAATGCATTTGGAGAGTCGCAGGACATTAGTGAAGAATTAACACGATTTTATCGTAGTGATGTGGCGGAAAAATGCAGCCCAACTGAAATGAGGATTAAATCTGGGTTTTTGACAATATCAAAGCTCAATATTATTAATAATGGCGTTGTAGTTAAAATAGAAACTCTTGACGGAAATGACATCATCTACCCTGTAATGCAATCGCAAAGGGAATATTCGGCTAGTGAATTATTGAAGATGCAGCTTAAGTATATTGACATATATGACAAGGGGTTCATTAATTCGGGATATAAGAAAGTCCTCAATTCGATAGCCACCATTTGGAATGCTGAGGATAAGAAGAAAAAATCTAATGCAAATAAACACCAAACTATTTTTGGTGAGGTGAATTATAAGCCATTGGTTTCACTTATTATTCCTATTTATGGTCGATATGACTTTATACAGCATCAGCTATTGGCCTTCAGTCAAGATCACGACTTTAAAAATCATGAAATAATCTATGTTTTGGATGACCCAAGCATTGAAAGAGAGTTCATGATTTGTGCGGAAGGTGTATTTAATACTTTTTTTGTACCATTTTCAATAGTTTACTCAAACGTCAATTTAGGGTTTTCTGGAGCAAATAATTTAGGAGCGAGCTTCGCTAAAGGAGAGTTCGTTCTTGCATTAAACTCTGATATTATGCCAACCAGTGAAGGCTGGGTAACAAGGCTCGTCAATACATATAACGAAAAATCTGATTGCGGTATCCTTGGAGCGTGTTTGCTTTACGAAGACGACACCATTCAACACTTGGGAATGGAATTCGCTAAAGACCCCTATTACCCTAATATTTGGATGAATTATCATCCAAATAAAGGCATGCCTATTCACTTAATGGGAGATGGTGAAGTTAGAGCCGTAGAAGCTGTTACAGGAGCTTGTATGTTGATTAAACGATCTTTATATGAGTCGGTAAATGGCTTTGATGAAGGCTACGCAATTGGGGACTTTGAAGACTCTGATTTGTGCCTAAAAATAACGTCTTCAGGTAAAAAAGTATACTTAAACCCAAATGAAAGATTAGTTCACTTAGAAAGACTATCACAAAACTTAGTGGATAGCGGAGACTGGAAGTTTAAATTAACAATCGCAAACGGTATTCGTCAGAAAAACAAGTGGGATAGAGAGATTGTTGAGGTAAAGAAAGAGTATGCGTAA